In Gossypium raimondii isolate GPD5lz chromosome 12, ASM2569854v1, whole genome shotgun sequence, a single window of DNA contains:
- the LOC105765179 gene encoding protein FIZZY-RELATED 2 → MDDPTTVSNQRNQSAPETPRLNLPARMSDSSVYLENLPSRTMHINRLINSNYNGSPSRTIYSDRFIPSRSGSNFALFDISNSPTSAEGKEDGSGTYNSLLRAALFGPYTPDKKDSLGSPACRNIFRYKTETKRSLHSFSPFGLDESVPGIIHSPVKAPRKVPRSPYKVLDAPALQDDFYLNLVDWSSNNVLAVGLGNCVYLWNACSSKVTKLCDLGIDDSVCSVGWAQRGTHLAVGTSNGKVQIWDASRCRRIRTMEGHRLRVGALAWSSSLLSSGSRDKSILQRDIRVQDDFASKLSGHKSEVCGLKWSYDNRELASGGNDNKLFVWNQHSTQPVLKYCDHTAAVKAIAWSPHLHGLLASGGGTADRCIRFWNTTTNAHLSCMDTGSQVCNLVWSKNVNELVSTHGYSQNQIIVWRYPTMSKLATLTGHTYRVLYLAISPDGQTIVTGAGDETLRFWNVFPSPKSQNTDSEIGASSLGRTTIR, encoded by the exons ATGGACGATCCTACTACTGTAAGTAATCAACGTAACCAATCAGCTCCGGAAACTCCCCGTCTCAACCTCCCGGCCAGAATGTCCGACTCTTCCGTCTATCTAGAAAACCTTCCGTCTCGGACAATGCACATCAACCGTTTGATCAATTCCAACTACAACGGCTCTCCCTCGCGCACAATTTACTCCGATAGGTTCATCCCCAGCAGATCAGGCTCCAACTTCGCGCTTTTCGACATCTCAAACTCTCCGACGTCAGCTGAAGGAAAAGAAGATGGTTCTGGTACTTATAACAGCCTTTTACGCGCTGCCCTTTTTGGTCCATATACGCCGGACAAGAAGGATTCATTGGGATCTCCGGCTTGCCGTAATATTTTCCGGTACAAAACTGAAACTAAACGGTCACTACACTCGTTTTCACCTTTCGGCCTTGATGAGTCGGTTCCGGGGATTATCCATAGCCCCGTTAAAGCTCCCAGGAAGGTTCCCAGGTCACCTTACAAG GTTCTGGATGCACCTGCGTTACaagatgatttttatttgaatttggtgGATTGGTCATCGAATAATGTGTTGGCGGTGGGGTTGGGGAATTGTGTTTATTTGTGGAATGCTTGTAGTAGTAAGGTTACTAAATTATGTGATTTGGGGATTGATGATAGTGTTTGTTCGGTTGGTTGGGCTCAACGTGGAACTCATCTGGCGGTTGGGACTAGTAACGGCAAAGTTCAG ATTTGGGATGCATCTCGCTGCAGGAGGATAAGAACAATGGAGGGGCATCGATTACGTGTTGGGGCCTTAGCTTGGAGCTCTTCCCTGTTATCTTCTGGTAGTCGTGATAAGAGCATTCTTCAAAGAGATATACGTGTGCAGGATGATTTTGCTAGTAAACTCTCTGGTCACAAGTCAGAG GTTTGTGGGCTGAAGTGGTCATATGACAACCGTGAACTAGCATCAGGCGGAAATGACAACAAA CTTTTTGTTTGGAATCAACATTCCACCCAACCTGTCCTTAAATACTGTGACCATACTGCTGCTGTAAAGGCAATTGCATGGTCTCCACATCTGCATGGCCTTCTTGCATCTGGGGGTGGTACAGCTGATCGATGTATTCGATTCTGGAATACAACCACAAACGCACACTTGAGCTGCATGGATACTGGCAGTCAG GTATGCAACCTTGTGTGGTCTAAGAATGTTAATGAACTCGTCAGCACTCATGGATACTCCCAAAACCAGATAATTGTTTGGAGATACCCTACGATGTCAAAG TTGGCTACTCTTACGGGACACACATACAGAGTTCTTTATCTTGCAATCTCACCTGATGGACAG ACCATAGTTACTGGAGCTGGAGATGAGACGCTAAGGTTTTGGAACGTGTTCCCATCCCCTAAATCTCAG AACACTGATAGTGAAATAGGAGCATCATCTTTGGGAAGAACCACAATTCGGTGA